The genomic DNA CAGGCCACCGAGCACCAGGCCAAAGGTTGCCGAGGCAATAGCCAGTTCGGCCGCCGAGGCCAGGCCATATTTCTCGCTGAAGACCGCCGCCCACGCAGCGCCGGTGCCGTGCCCGCCCGACAGAGTGACGGAGCCGGCCAGCAAGCCCATCAAGGGGTCCAGCCCCAAGGCTTTGGCTAACGCAATGCCCATGGCATTTTGCATCACCAGCAGGCCCGTCACGACCAACAGGAAAATCCCCAGCACCCGCCCGCCTTTTTTCAGGCTGGCGAAGTCGGCGTTCAGGCCGATGGTGGCAAAGAAGGCAAGCATCAGCGGCGCTTGCAGTGAACCGTCGAAGCGGACTTCGATATCCGCCAGTCCACGCAATGCCAGCAACAACGCGGCGACCAGCAAACCACCGGCAACCGGCTCCGGAATGCTGTAAGTGCGCAAAAAGCCGATTCGGGCGACCAGCCAACGCCCCAGTAACAGCACCAGGGAGGCGGCAACCAGTGTTGAATAGAAATCAAGCTGAAGCATTTGGGCGGTTCTCTGGTGTCAGCAGGCAGAAGAAGCTGGCCAGAGTAGAGAGGATGAAGCGAGCGCACACCTGCCCGGGCGCAGGCTCAGATTAATCCGAGGCACTTGAAAAAGAGTCCTACAAAGCTACCGGACGTAAAATCCGCACAAACAAAAACGCCGATCAAAGACAGTCAACACTGACAGCCTATTACACCAGCATTTGTAGGACGACTCTTGATCGCCCAGGCCCTATTGAGACACCTAATCTTGTCTGCCTAGAGTAGCGCCAGCAACGAACTCCAAAGCCGGATCAGCGTTGCAGCTCTCAACCACCAAGAGTGCACCTGATGAGTGTCGCCATATCAAACAAAGCCCCCAACACTGCGCCAGAACTCGTCACCTCGACCGAAACCACCCCTGAACCGACATCGACGAACACCAAACCTGCCCCGCTGCTGGCGGACCCGGAATTCGATATGCGTGGCTTGGCCTGGAACCCGTTATGCGACGCCGCCACGCCCCTGATCGGGCTGGTGATTCGCCTGCGCCGTCTGGACCACCACGACGATGTGCCCGCGCTGTACCGAAGCGTCAGCAACCAAATCAACACGATTATGGAAGAAGTCAATCAGCTCGACTACGACGCCGGCATGCTCAAGGCCTACTCCTACAGCCTGTGCCTGTTGCTGGATGAAGTAGTCATGAGCACTACCTGGGGCAAGTCTTCCACTTGGAGTGCACGCTCACTGCTCAGTCAGTTTCATGAAGAGACGTGGGGCGGCGAAAAATTCTTTACCGTCATGAACAACATGATTCCCGAAGCAGCCCGGTACCAGCATGTGCTGGAGTTCATGTACCAGTGCCTGATCTCCGGTCTCAAAGGCAAATATGGTGCTCATGCCAAGGGAGATGACGAAATACAAAACATCATCAACCTGCTACACAGCCTGCTGCGCCCCCTGCGGGGCGAGACACCCAAGCGCCTGACCGACCCGTTGACCAACGTTGCTCCGCGCAATTACCGCATCAAACGGACGTTGCCGCTGTGGACTCCGTGGGCGCTGGCCGCCGTCGTACTCGTCACGGCTTACACGATCTACACCTTGCGCCTGAACGCTATCACCCAAGAGGTGCTTGCCTCGCTGGACAAAATTCTCAAGCTCTAACCCCTATGTAAAAACTATCAGGAGGCCATATGCCTGCCGTCGTTTTGGTCGGTCACGAGCATGCTTGTCCAGCGTGTGGCCCGGTCACAGTCACCATTGGGTCAGCTGTGATGACTATTGAAGGCCAACCTGTTGCACGGATCGGGGACACCACCGATCACGGCGGCGTGCTGG from Pseudomonas tolaasii NCPPB 2192 includes the following:
- a CDS encoding PAAR domain-containing protein — encoded protein: MPAVVLVGHEHACPACGPVTVTIGSAVMTIEGQPVARIGDTTDHGGVLENGDASWLIN
- the icmH gene encoding type IVB secretion system protein IcmH/DotU; its protein translation is MSVAISNKAPNTAPELVTSTETTPEPTSTNTKPAPLLADPEFDMRGLAWNPLCDAATPLIGLVIRLRRLDHHDDVPALYRSVSNQINTIMEEVNQLDYDAGMLKAYSYSLCLLLDEVVMSTTWGKSSTWSARSLLSQFHEETWGGEKFFTVMNNMIPEAARYQHVLEFMYQCLISGLKGKYGAHAKGDDEIQNIINLLHSLLRPLRGETPKRLTDPLTNVAPRNYRIKRTLPLWTPWALAAVVLVTAYTIYTLRLNAITQEVLASLDKILKL